One stretch of Balneola sp. MJW-20 DNA includes these proteins:
- the folE gene encoding GTP cyclohydrolase I FolE yields MGEDHIASSDLTPLREDAFDLSNDEKIEIIQDHFAQIMHTLGLDLKDDSLKGTPYRVAKMYVEEIFSGLDPENRPIARKFNNNYDYQDMVIEKNIRVNSFCEHHFLPFIGKAHVAYISSGKVIGLSKINRIVDYYSQRPQVQERLTLQIADDLAEALETDDVAVFIDSKHLCVGLRGIRDMSSSTITTEFRGAFKKEDVQRKFIDFITKDTDLT; encoded by the coding sequence ATGGGTGAGGACCATATTGCTTCCTCAGACCTGACACCGTTACGTGAGGATGCATTTGATCTCAGCAACGATGAAAAGATCGAGATCATACAGGATCACTTTGCTCAGATCATGCATACACTGGGTCTCGACCTTAAAGATGACAGTTTAAAAGGCACCCCCTACCGGGTAGCTAAGATGTATGTCGAAGAGATCTTCAGCGGACTTGACCCCGAAAACCGACCGATCGCAAGGAAATTCAACAATAATTATGATTACCAGGATATGGTAATCGAGAAGAATATCAGGGTCAATTCTTTTTGTGAACACCACTTCCTTCCGTTTATAGGCAAGGCTCATGTAGCATACATCTCAAGTGGAAAAGTGATCGGTCTGTCCAAGATCAATCGTATTGTGGATTACTACTCTCAGCGACCTCAGGTACAGGAGAGACTTACCCTGCAGATCGCTGATGATCTGGCAGAAGCCCTTGAAACCGACGATGTAGCGGTATTCATAGATAGTAAGCATTTATGTGTAGGACTTCGCGGGATCCGTGACATGAGCAGCAGTACAATTACTACTGAATTCAGAGGTGCATTCAAGAAAGAGGATGTACAACGTAAATTCATCGATTTTATAACCAAAGATACAGATCTAACTTAA
- a CDS encoding Bax inhibitor-1/YccA family protein, whose protein sequence is MDVQNISSSEIASVQASFINKVYAWMCLALTVTGFVALRVSASETMVNFLASSPLIMFGIFGAELFLVIRLSRSLDSISVNSAIGMFLLYSALNGLFFSFIFLVYTAASIASTFFITAGTFGVMSAYGYFTKKDLTSWGNLLFMAMIGLIIASVVNIFWHSEGLYWIVTYAGVLIFVGLTAYDTQKIKEMSLEMDISSEQGQKGAILGALRLYLDFINMFIFLLRIFGDRR, encoded by the coding sequence ATGGACGTTCAAAATATTTCATCAAGTGAGATCGCATCGGTACAGGCTTCATTTATAAATAAAGTGTATGCCTGGATGTGTCTGGCACTGACAGTCACCGGCTTTGTTGCCCTAAGAGTATCCGCCTCAGAAACCATGGTAAACTTCCTGGCCAGCAGCCCTCTGATTATGTTCGGGATCTTCGGGGCAGAACTCTTTCTGGTGATACGGCTAAGTCGCTCTCTGGACAGCATTTCTGTGAATTCTGCGATCGGTATGTTTCTACTTTATTCGGCTCTGAATGGATTATTCTTCTCCTTTATCTTTTTGGTCTACACTGCTGCTTCTATTGCTTCAACCTTTTTTATCACTGCAGGGACTTTCGGAGTGATGAGTGCCTATGGTTATTTCACTAAAAAGGATCTAACCTCATGGGGCAACCTGCTTTTTATGGCTATGATCGGACTCATTATCGCCAGTGTGGTGAATATATTCTGGCACAGTGAAGGTCTGTATTGGATCGTGACCTATGCAGGGGTGCTGATCTTTGTAGGATTGACCGCTTATGATACTCAGAAGATCAAGGAAATGAGCCTGGAAATGGATATCAGCTCTGAGCAGGGGCAAAAAGGAGCCATTCTGGGAGCTCTGCGTCTCTATCTTGACT
- a CDS encoding Dabb family protein: MIKHIVMWKLKDNAAGSDKAENAKRMKNKLEALQDKISELHKIEVGITMLEQDGESISDIVLTTEFKTQSDLKTYAVHPAHQEVVNFIKEVVSERRVVDYIL, encoded by the coding sequence ATGATCAAACATATTGTAATGTGGAAATTAAAGGATAACGCGGCAGGATCGGATAAAGCCGAGAATGCAAAACGGATGAAAAATAAGCTGGAAGCTCTGCAGGATAAGATCAGTGAATTGCATAAAATTGAAGTGGGGATCACCATGCTTGAACAGGATGGTGAGAGTATCTCCGATATTGTTCTTACCACTGAGTTCAAGACGCAATCAGACCTTAAAACCTACGCAGTACATCCTGCGCACCAGGAGGTGGTGAATTTTATTAAAGAAGTAGTTTCAGAAAGGCGAGTGGTAGATTATATCCTATGA
- a CDS encoding DUF5916 domain-containing protein: MRYSSLFFGFILMVGSVSLKAQGVKQSFGEDAFRVSASRLLNDEIIEMDGLLNESVWSGTPAATNFIQNMPLDGVPASERTEVRILYTDKYLFIGARAYDSAMDSVAATLFRRDGTEYSDWIYVNIDSYNDDRTAFTFAVNPRGVQKDVMYYDDVQEDLQWDAVWQSKTSINDSCWTAELKIPLSQLRFTSSRKEQEWGINFQRRIARKDEISFWAATPREDYGIVSWFGQVDGISELSRPLRLELLPYASMSLTREPDLTPSGAETDPYFNENDYLPKIGGDIKYGLTSDFTLTGTVNPDFGQVEADPAVINLTNFEIQFDERRPFFLEGRDIFNFGGTNSENTFRTHQNFYSRRIGKTPYGYPSLAGISSSYEDSPTQTTIAGAGKVSGKTSGGFSLGILNAYTLQENALYQTTDGTQGKLMIEPATNYFVGRFKQDLNGGDSQVGGYLSSVNRNFNGSYLEDYLHQSAYQLGIDGQHNWDNRNWGISGSFGVSSVNGTSASLLRTQTTSARYYNRTDSDGFSVDSSKTSLSGYSGEISIGKYSGSGLRYSLTYSEVSPGYEINDIGFMERSDYRSPHYYLEYLGLNADAFRFYLLWANGGHGWNFDGDLIYNYYSVGSYVQFHNLWTAYLVSGITGTFYNDRITRGGPIMRRPRDWSVTAEVSSNTAKDLSVSVNGFYRRDTSGEFRFQSTTTLSYRPTGYIQLSLSPTLGYEQSTDQYQPYYYNDVTGYEFSTRQSPIFSNADIRFLSTEIRLNWTFTPTLSLQTFARPLLYTADFSNFKRFTERKTFNFEPVENQPAGDLNDFNYSTLQGNAVLRWEYRPGSTLYLVWQQQRESILFDRSFFDPLNDGLDLRDIKPTNIFLVKLSYWFGS; this comes from the coding sequence ATGAGATATAGCAGTCTTTTTTTTGGTTTCATTTTGATGGTAGGTTCAGTTTCTCTCAAGGCTCAGGGAGTGAAGCAGTCCTTTGGCGAGGATGCGTTCAGGGTTTCAGCCAGCCGATTATTAAATGATGAGATCATAGAAATGGATGGTCTTCTTAATGAGAGTGTATGGTCCGGTACACCAGCTGCCACCAATTTTATTCAAAATATGCCACTGGATGGTGTGCCTGCTTCTGAAAGAACTGAAGTCCGTATACTCTATACGGATAAATATTTATTCATTGGAGCGAGAGCCTATGATTCAGCCATGGATTCCGTAGCTGCCACTCTTTTCAGAAGAGACGGTACGGAATACAGCGACTGGATCTACGTAAATATCGATAGTTATAATGATGATCGCACGGCTTTTACTTTTGCGGTAAATCCCCGCGGAGTACAGAAGGATGTCATGTACTACGACGATGTTCAGGAAGATCTCCAATGGGATGCAGTATGGCAGTCGAAAACATCGATCAATGATTCCTGCTGGACAGCTGAACTTAAGATCCCTTTATCTCAGCTTCGTTTTACTTCCTCCAGAAAGGAACAGGAATGGGGGATCAATTTTCAGAGAAGGATCGCCAGAAAGGATGAGATCTCATTCTGGGCGGCAACACCCAGAGAAGATTACGGAATTGTTTCCTGGTTCGGTCAGGTAGATGGGATCTCTGAATTAAGTCGTCCGCTTAGACTTGAATTGCTTCCATATGCCTCAATGAGCCTGACCCGCGAACCGGATCTGACACCCTCAGGCGCAGAAACAGATCCGTACTTTAATGAAAATGATTACCTGCCCAAGATCGGTGGTGATATCAAATACGGTCTCACTTCAGATTTTACTTTGACCGGTACCGTAAACCCGGATTTTGGTCAGGTAGAGGCAGATCCGGCAGTAATAAACCTTACGAACTTTGAGATTCAATTTGATGAGAGGCGACCGTTTTTTCTGGAGGGGAGGGATATATTCAATTTCGGAGGAACGAATTCGGAGAATACTTTTCGAACTCATCAGAACTTCTACTCCCGCAGGATCGGAAAAACACCGTATGGATATCCTTCACTTGCCGGGATCAGCAGCTCGTATGAGGATAGTCCTACTCAGACTACTATAGCAGGAGCAGGGAAGGTATCCGGGAAGACTTCCGGTGGTTTTTCCCTGGGCATATTGAATGCTTACACGCTTCAGGAAAATGCACTTTATCAAACAACGGATGGTACGCAGGGAAAACTGATGATCGAACCGGCTACGAACTATTTTGTAGGCCGTTTTAAGCAGGATTTAAACGGAGGAGATTCACAGGTAGGCGGTTATCTGAGTTCAGTAAACAGGAACTTCAATGGATCTTATCTTGAAGATTACCTTCATCAGTCGGCCTACCAGTTAGGTATAGACGGCCAGCATAACTGGGATAACCGGAACTGGGGAATCAGCGGGTCATTTGGGGTAAGTTCAGTAAATGGAACAAGTGCGTCCTTGCTTCGCACACAGACTACCTCAGCCCGTTATTACAACCGGACAGATTCGGACGGATTTTCCGTTGACTCCAGCAAAACCAGCCTCAGTGGATATTCCGGGGAGATCAGCATTGGGAAATATTCCGGCTCAGGACTCCGGTATTCGCTGACATATTCAGAGGTATCTCCTGGTTATGAGATCAATGATATAGGATTTATGGAGCGATCAGATTACCGTTCCCCACATTATTACCTGGAGTACCTGGGCCTGAACGCAGATGCATTCCGCTTTTATCTGCTATGGGCAAATGGAGGTCACGGATGGAATTTTGACGGTGATCTCATCTACAATTATTATTCCGTTGGATCTTACGTGCAGTTTCATAACCTGTGGACCGCATATTTGGTCAGCGGCATTACCGGTACCTTTTACAATGATCGGATCACAAGGGGAGGACCGATCATGCGCAGGCCACGCGACTGGAGTGTCACCGCAGAAGTCAGCTCTAATACGGCTAAAGACCTGAGTGTGAGTGTGAATGGTTTTTACAGAAGAGACACTTCAGGAGAATTCAGATTTCAGAGTACAACTACACTGAGTTATCGTCCTACAGGATATATTCAGCTTTCTCTTTCGCCAACCCTGGGATATGAGCAGAGTACAGATCAGTACCAGCCTTACTATTATAATGATGTGACCGGCTATGAATTTTCGACCCGTCAGTCACCAATATTCTCAAATGCTGATATACGTTTTTTGTCAACAGAGATACGTTTGAACTGGACCTTTACTCCCACATTAAGTCTGCAGACCTTTGCCCGCCCGCTCCTTTACACGGCTGACTTTTCCAATTTCAAGCGTTTCACAGAACGGAAAACTTTTAATTTCGAGCCGGTGGAAAATCAGCCAGCCGGAGACCTGAACGACTTCAATTACAGCACGCTGCAGGGAAATGCAGTGCTCAGATGGGAATATCGGCCGGGATCAACACTATACCTGGTATGGCAACAGCAGAGAGAGTCTATCTTATTTGATCGCAGCTTTTTCGATCCCTTAAATGATGGGTTGGACCTCAGGGATATTAAACCGACAAATATATTTTTAGTAAAACTGAGTTACTGGTTCGGAAGCTGA
- a CDS encoding Smr/MutS family protein, protein MTEDAEPYPIDGVLDLHLFRPSDIGDLIPEYISECINNNIYSIRIIHGKGKGVLRRTVHSLLERDERVDSYRLASDRSSWGATLAELKK, encoded by the coding sequence ATGACAGAGGATGCTGAACCATATCCCATCGACGGGGTGCTGGATCTGCATCTCTTCCGGCCTTCCGATATCGGAGACCTCATTCCGGAGTATATTTCCGAATGCATAAATAACAATATCTATTCAATAAGGATCATACACGGGAAAGGGAAAGGAGTGCTCAGACGCACGGTACATTCTTTACTCGAGCGTGATGAGAGGGTGGATTCATACCGGCTGGCTTCCGACCGCAGCAGCTGGGGTGCTACTCTGGCTGAGTTAAAAAAATAG